From one Pseudomonas fluorescens genomic stretch:
- a CDS encoding MarR family winged helix-turn-helix transcriptional regulator, with protein MLTSECICTHLRRAARGVSRHYDEALEGFGINVAQFSLLRHLRRLDQPSISTLAEAMGLDRSTLGRNLRVLQADGLVALAEGQDLRNRIVLLTEQGRARLLAAEPAWEQAQSGLVESLGEGRRDELVRLLELLA; from the coding sequence ATGTTGACCAGCGAATGCATCTGTACCCACCTGCGTCGCGCCGCCCGTGGGGTGAGCCGACACTATGACGAGGCCCTCGAAGGCTTCGGGATCAACGTCGCGCAGTTTTCCCTGCTACGCCATCTGCGGCGCCTGGATCAACCGAGTATTTCCACCCTGGCCGAGGCCATGGGCCTGGACCGCAGCACCCTCGGGCGCAACCTACGAGTGCTGCAAGCCGATGGCCTGGTGGCTCTGGCCGAAGGGCAGGACCTGCGCAACCGCATCGTGCTGCTGACCGAGCAGGGCAGGGCGCGTCTGCTCGCGGCGGAGCCGGCCTGGGAGCAGGCACAAAGCGGCTTGGTCGAAAGCCTCGGCGAAGGCCGGCGTGACGAACTGGTGCGCCTGCTGGAACTGCTGGCCTGA
- the cbiB gene encoding adenosylcobinamide-phosphate synthase CbiB produces the protein MSVALLTVAGVALDALLGEPKRRHPLVAFGRLAGRLEQRFNAGGRGWRSHGVSAWFLAVVPLTFVAMLLSWLPYIGWLVEVLALYCALGLRSLGEHVTPVAEALRQGDLEKARQRVGYLVSRETRELDETAVARAATESVLENGSDAVFAALFWFVVAGVPGVVLYRLSNTLDAMWGYRNERFERFGWAAAKIDDLLNYIPARLVALTYALLGKTRLALSCWRRQAPLWDSPNAGPVMAAGAGALGVELGGPAVYHGELHERPQLGEGPPADADAIERGWRLVCQGVWLWLLVLCLGAEFYA, from the coding sequence ATGAGTGTGGCGTTGCTGACTGTGGCCGGGGTGGCGCTGGATGCGCTGCTGGGCGAGCCCAAGCGCCGGCATCCGCTGGTGGCCTTCGGGCGCCTGGCCGGGCGCCTGGAGCAGCGCTTCAATGCCGGCGGTCGCGGCTGGCGCAGCCATGGCGTCAGCGCCTGGTTCCTGGCGGTGGTGCCACTGACCTTCGTCGCCATGCTGTTGTCCTGGCTGCCGTACATTGGCTGGCTGGTCGAAGTGCTGGCGCTGTACTGCGCCCTCGGCCTGCGCAGCCTCGGCGAACACGTGACGCCGGTGGCCGAAGCCTTGCGCCAGGGCGATCTGGAAAAAGCCCGGCAGCGCGTCGGTTATCTGGTCAGCCGCGAAACCCGCGAGCTGGATGAAACCGCCGTGGCCCGCGCCGCCACCGAGTCGGTGCTGGAGAACGGCAGCGATGCGGTGTTCGCCGCGCTGTTCTGGTTTGTCGTCGCTGGCGTACCGGGGGTAGTGCTCTATCGCCTGAGCAACACCCTGGACGCGATGTGGGGCTATCGTAATGAACGCTTCGAACGTTTCGGCTGGGCCGCAGCGAAGATCGACGATTTGCTCAACTACATTCCCGCGCGCCTGGTGGCCCTGACCTACGCACTGCTGGGCAAGACCCGCCTGGCCCTGAGCTGCTGGCGGCGTCAGGCGCCGTTGTGGGACAGCCCCAACGCCGGCCCGGTGATGGCGGCCGGGGCCGGGGCCCTGGGGGTCGAGCTGGGCGGCCCGGCGGTGTATCACGGTGAGCTGCACGAGCGCCCGCAACTGGGCGAAGGCCCGCCGGCCGATGCCGACGCCATCGAGCGTGGCTGGCGCCTGGTCTGTCAGGGCGTGTGGTTGTGGTTGCTGGTGTTGTGCCTGGGGGCTGAATTCTATGCTTGA
- a CDS encoding adenosylcobinamide-GDP ribazoletransferase yields MLPFWIALQFLSSLPVRLPGMPAPEQMGRSLLFYPLVGLLFGVVLWGVNALLAGSPVLLHAALLLSAWVLLSGALHLDGLADSADAWLGGFGDRERTLLIMKDPRSGPIAVVTLVLVLLLKFCALLALIEHGDGLLLLLAPLIGRAALLGLFLCTPYVRSGGLGQALADHLPRGLGKLVLLGSALACVLLAGLKGLWVLLVAAVVFAWLRHLMVRRLGGTTGDTAGAMLELLELAVLLALVL; encoded by the coding sequence ATGCTGCCCTTCTGGATCGCCCTGCAGTTTCTCAGCAGCTTGCCGGTGCGCTTGCCGGGCATGCCGGCCCCTGAGCAAATGGGCCGCTCACTGCTGTTCTACCCGCTGGTGGGGCTGCTGTTTGGGGTGGTGCTTTGGGGGGTGAACGCGCTGCTGGCGGGCAGCCCGGTGCTGCTGCACGCGGCGTTGCTGCTCAGCGCCTGGGTGCTGCTCAGCGGCGCCTTGCACCTGGATGGCCTGGCCGACAGTGCCGATGCCTGGCTGGGCGGCTTCGGCGACCGCGAGCGCACGTTGCTGATCATGAAAGACCCGCGCAGCGGGCCGATTGCCGTGGTCACCCTGGTGCTGGTGCTGCTCCTCAAGTTCTGCGCCTTACTGGCGCTGATCGAGCACGGTGACGGGCTGCTGCTGTTGCTCGCGCCGCTGATCGGCCGCGCGGCGTTGCTGGGCTTGTTCCTGTGCACGCCCTATGTGCGCAGCGGCGGGTTGGGCCAGGCCCTGGCGGATCACCTGCCGCGCGGGCTGGGCAAGCTGGTGTTGCTGGGCAGTGCCCTGGCCTGTGTGCTGTTGGCAGGGCTCAAGGGCCTGTGGGTGCTGCTGGTGGCCGCGGTGGTGTTCGCCTGGCTGCGCCACTTGATGGTCCGCCGCTTGGGCGGCACCACCGGCGATACCGCCGGCGCCATGCTCGAGCTGCTGGAGCTGGCGGTATTGCTCGCCCTGGTACTGTGA
- a CDS encoding cobyrinate a,c-diamide synthase yields MSDARHCPAVLIAAPASGQGKTTVTAALARLHRNQGRKVRVFKCGPDFLDPMILERASGAPVYQLDLWMVGEQESRRLLWEAAAEADLILIEGVMGLFDGTPSSADLARHFGVPVLAVIDGTAMAQTFGALALGLARYQPDLPFAGVLANRVGTLRHAQLLEGSLTEGLRWYGGLSRETGIELPSRHLGLVQASELNDLDARLDAAATALGASCDAALPPAVRFAAPTELAIEPLLQGVRIAVARDEAFAFTYGANLDLLRAMGAQLAFFSPLHDASLPPADSLYLPGGYPELHHQALAANTPMLKAIRAHHHAGKPLLAECGGMLYLLDALTDVAGERAELLGLLTGEAVMQKRLAALALQAVELPEGTLRGHTYHHSLTSTELEPVARGQSPNGGRGAEAVYRQGRLIASYVHFYFASNPQASAALLCP; encoded by the coding sequence ATGAGTGATGCGCGCCATTGTCCGGCGGTATTGATCGCCGCACCGGCCTCCGGCCAGGGCAAGACCACGGTGACCGCCGCTCTGGCGCGCCTGCATCGCAACCAGGGGCGTAAAGTCCGGGTATTCAAGTGTGGCCCGGACTTTCTCGACCCGATGATTCTCGAGCGCGCCAGTGGTGCGCCGGTGTATCAGCTCGACCTGTGGATGGTCGGCGAGCAGGAAAGTCGCCGGCTGTTGTGGGAAGCGGCGGCTGAGGCCGACCTGATCCTCATCGAAGGGGTTATGGGGCTGTTCGACGGCACCCCTTCGAGCGCAGACCTCGCCCGGCATTTTGGTGTGCCGGTGTTGGCGGTGATCGATGGCACGGCCATGGCCCAGACCTTCGGCGCCCTGGCCCTGGGCCTGGCGCGCTATCAGCCGGACCTGCCGTTTGCCGGGGTGTTGGCCAACCGCGTCGGTACCCTGCGCCATGCCCAACTGCTCGAAGGCAGCCTGACCGAAGGGCTGCGCTGGTACGGCGGCCTGTCGCGAGAAACCGGCATCGAGCTGCCAAGCCGCCATCTGGGGCTGGTCCAGGCCAGTGAACTGAACGACCTCGATGCGCGTCTGGATGCCGCTGCTACCGCCCTGGGCGCCAGTTGCGATGCGGCGTTGCCGCCAGCGGTGCGCTTCGCCGCGCCGACCGAGCTTGCGATCGAGCCTTTGCTGCAAGGCGTACGCATTGCAGTTGCTCGCGATGAAGCCTTTGCCTTTACCTATGGCGCCAACCTCGACCTGCTGCGGGCCATGGGCGCGCAGCTGGCGTTCTTCTCGCCGCTGCATGATGCAAGCTTGCCGCCAGCCGACAGCCTGTACCTGCCCGGTGGCTACCCCGAGCTGCATCATCAGGCCCTGGCGGCCAATACACCGATGCTTAAGGCCATTCGCGCCCATCATCACGCCGGCAAGCCGTTGCTCGCCGAGTGCGGCGGCATGCTCTACCTGCTCGATGCCCTCACCGATGTTGCTGGCGAGCGTGCCGAACTGCTTGGCCTGCTGACGGGCGAGGCGGTGATGCAAAAGCGCCTGGCCGCCCTGGCCTTGCAGGCCGTGGAGTTGCCCGAAGGCACCTTGCGTGGGCACACCTACCATCACTCGCTGACCAGCACCGAACTTGAGCCGGTTGCCCGTGGCCAGAGCCCCAACGGCGGGCGGGGAGCCGAGGCGGTTTATCGCCAAGGCCGGCTGATTGCTTCCTACGTGCATTTCTACTTTGCTTCCAACCCCCAGGCGTCGGCGGCGCTGTTGTGCCCATGA
- the cobT gene encoding nicotinate-nucleotide--dimethylbenzimidazole phosphoribosyltransferase, translating into MSQTWWLEACRPVDQTVRQQALARQQQLTKPAGSLGRLEQLAVQLAGLQGQLKPSVEQVWIAIFAGDHGVVAEGISAYPQAVTGQMLLNFVNGGAAISVLARQLNAQLEVIDLGTIDLTLELPGVRHLRVGPGTANFAQVPAMTYEQGVQALQGGRESALRAAVSGAQLFIGGEMGIGNTTAASALACAVLGCPAAELSGPGTGLDAAGVRHKAEVIERALQQHADLGDEPLHWLFCFGGFEIAALVGAYLGCAQAGVAVLVDGFICTVAALVATRINPGCRDWLLFGHRGAEPGHRRVLAELDAEPLLELGLRLGEGSGAALAVPVLRLACDLHGQMATFAEAAVADRPA; encoded by the coding sequence ATGAGTCAAACCTGGTGGCTTGAAGCCTGTCGTCCTGTTGACCAGACTGTTCGCCAACAGGCCCTGGCGCGTCAACAGCAACTGACCAAACCGGCCGGCTCGCTGGGCCGCCTGGAGCAGTTGGCGGTGCAACTGGCCGGCCTGCAGGGCCAGCTCAAGCCGAGCGTCGAGCAGGTGTGGATCGCGATCTTTGCCGGCGATCACGGCGTGGTCGCCGAAGGCATCTCGGCGTACCCACAAGCAGTGACTGGGCAGATGCTGCTCAACTTCGTCAACGGTGGCGCCGCCATCAGCGTGTTGGCGCGACAGTTGAATGCCCAGTTGGAAGTGATCGACCTGGGCACCATCGATCTGACGCTCGAGCTGCCGGGTGTGCGTCACCTGCGCGTCGGCCCCGGCACGGCCAACTTCGCCCAGGTCCCGGCGATGACTTACGAACAAGGCGTGCAGGCCCTGCAGGGCGGGCGCGAGAGTGCCTTGCGCGCAGCCGTCAGCGGTGCCCAGCTGTTTATCGGTGGGGAGATGGGCATCGGCAACACCACTGCCGCCAGCGCCTTGGCCTGCGCCGTGCTCGGCTGCCCGGCCGCGGAACTCAGCGGCCCGGGTACTGGGCTGGACGCCGCCGGTGTGCGGCACAAGGCCGAGGTCATCGAGCGGGCCTTGCAGCAGCATGCCGATCTGGGTGACGAGCCGCTGCACTGGCTGTTCTGCTTTGGTGGTTTCGAGATCGCCGCGCTGGTCGGTGCCTACCTGGGCTGCGCCCAGGCCGGTGTTGCCGTGCTGGTGGATGGTTTTATCTGCACTGTCGCTGCCCTGGTGGCGACGCGCATCAACCCGGGTTGCCGCGACTGGCTGCTGTTTGGCCATCGCGGCGCCGAGCCCGGCCATCGCCGGGTGCTCGCCGAGCTCGACGCCGAACCATTGCTGGAACTGGGGCTGCGCCTGGGTGAGGGCAGTGGCGCGGCGCTGGCGGTGCCGGTGCTGCGCCTGGCCTGTGACCTGCACGGGCAGATGGCGACCTTCGCCGAAGCTGCGGTAGCGGACCGTCCGGCATGA
- a CDS encoding cobyric acid synthase, translated as MTTLMVQGTTSDAGKSTLVTALCRWLLRQGVAVVPFKPQNMALNSAVTAEGGEIGRAQAVQAQAAGLAPHTDMNPVLLKPNSDTGAQVIVHGRAVTSMNAVAYHDYKAIAMQAVLASHQRLSAAYPLVMVEGAGSPAEINLRAGDIANMGFAEAVDCPVILIADINRGGVFAHLVGTLELLSASEQARVKGFVINRFRGDIALLQPGLDWLEERTGKPVLGVLPYVMDLHLEAEDGIDQRQGLKAGRQLKVIVPVLPRISNHTDFDPLRLHPQVDLQFIGPGQPIPPADLIILPGSKSVRGDLAQLRERGWDQAISRHLRYGGKVLGICGGLQMLGERVEDPLGLEGPAGASDGLGLLDFVTVLEAEKQLRNVAGTLQLEQAAISGYEIHAGVTQGPALERPAVVLDDGRADGAISADGQILATYLHGLFEAPHCCAALLRWAGLQEVEQIDYHALRERDIERLADLVEQHLDTARLRQLCGLN; from the coding sequence ATGACCACCTTGATGGTGCAGGGCACCACTTCCGATGCCGGCAAAAGCACCCTGGTGACGGCGCTGTGCCGCTGGCTGCTGCGCCAGGGCGTCGCCGTGGTGCCGTTCAAGCCGCAGAACATGGCGCTCAACAGCGCAGTGACCGCCGAGGGTGGCGAGATCGGCCGCGCACAGGCGGTCCAGGCCCAGGCAGCCGGCCTGGCGCCACACACCGACATGAACCCTGTGCTGCTCAAGCCCAACAGCGACACCGGTGCCCAGGTGATCGTCCATGGCCGCGCGGTTACCAGCATGAATGCCGTGGCCTATCACGACTACAAGGCCATCGCCATGCAGGCCGTGCTGGCCTCGCACCAGCGCCTGAGCGCGGCTTATCCGCTGGTAATGGTCGAAGGTGCCGGTTCGCCGGCCGAGATCAACCTGCGCGCCGGCGACATCGCCAACATGGGCTTTGCCGAGGCGGTGGACTGCCCGGTGATTCTGATTGCCGACATCAACCGTGGTGGGGTGTTCGCCCATCTGGTCGGCACCCTGGAATTGCTCTCGGCGAGTGAGCAGGCGCGGGTCAAAGGGTTTGTCATCAACCGTTTTCGGGGCGATATCGCCTTGCTCCAGCCGGGCCTGGACTGGCTTGAAGAACGTACCGGCAAACCGGTGCTGGGCGTGCTGCCCTATGTGATGGACCTGCACCTGGAAGCCGAAGACGGCATCGACCAGCGCCAGGGCCTCAAGGCCGGGCGCCAGCTCAAGGTGATCGTGCCGGTGCTGCCGCGCATCAGCAACCACACCGATTTCGATCCACTGCGCCTGCATCCGCAGGTCGATCTGCAGTTCATCGGCCCCGGCCAGCCGATTCCGCCGGCCGACCTGATCATCCTGCCCGGCTCCAAGAGCGTGCGTGGGGACTTGGCGCAGTTGCGTGAGCGCGGCTGGGACCAGGCGATCAGCCGTCACCTGCGTTATGGCGGCAAGGTCCTGGGTATTTGCGGCGGGCTGCAGATGCTCGGCGAGCGGGTGGAAGACCCCTTGGGCCTGGAGGGTCCGGCGGGGGCCAGCGATGGCCTGGGCTTGCTGGACTTTGTCACCGTGCTGGAAGCCGAGAAGCAATTGCGCAATGTCGCCGGCACCCTGCAGTTGGAGCAGGCGGCCATCAGCGGTTACGAGATTCATGCCGGGGTGACTCAGGGGCCGGCGCTGGAACGCCCTGCGGTGGTACTGGACGACGGCCGCGCCGATGGCGCCATCAGTGCCGACGGGCAGATCCTCGCCACCTACCTGCATGGCCTGTTCGAGGCGCCGCATTGCTGCGCCGCGCTGCTGCGTTGGGCCGGGTTGCAGGAGGTCGAACAGATCGACTACCACGCCCTGCGCGAGCGCGACATCGAGCGCCTGGCCGACCTGGTCGAGCAGCACCTGGACACCGCGCGTCTGCGCCAACTCTGCGGACTGAACTGA
- the cobC gene encoding alpha-ribazole phosphatase family protein — protein sequence MIIDLLRHGETELGGGLRGSLDDALTDKGWAQMRAAVSALGPWDALVSSPLQRCARFAQELGVQLHLPVQLAPGLQELHFGEWEGRSAADLMLTHEAELGQFWADPYAYTPPGGEPVADFSARVLQAISALRQVHAGKHLLLVTHGGVMRLLLARARGLPREQLLQVEVAHGALCRLELLADGSLREVR from the coding sequence ATGATCATCGACCTGCTGCGCCATGGCGAAACCGAACTGGGCGGCGGCCTGCGCGGCAGTCTCGACGATGCCCTGACCGACAAGGGCTGGGCGCAGATGCGCGCGGCGGTAAGTGCGCTGGGCCCCTGGGATGCACTGGTCAGCTCGCCATTGCAGCGTTGCGCGCGCTTTGCCCAGGAGCTGGGCGTGCAGTTGCACTTGCCGGTGCAGTTGGCGCCGGGGCTGCAGGAGCTGCATTTTGGTGAGTGGGAAGGGCGCAGCGCGGCTGACCTGATGCTCACCCATGAAGCCGAACTCGGGCAGTTCTGGGCTGACCCCTACGCCTACACACCGCCCGGCGGCGAGCCAGTGGCGGATTTCTCCGCACGGGTACTGCAGGCCATCAGCGCATTGCGGCAGGTGCATGCCGGCAAGCACCTGCTGCTGGTCACCCATGGTGGCGTCATGCGCCTGTTGCTGGCCCGCGCCCGTGGCCTGCCCCGTGAACAGCTGCTGCAAGTCGAAGTGGCCCATGGTGCTTTGTGCCGCCTGGAGCTACTGGCGGACGGCAGCCTGCGCGAGGTGCGCTGA
- the cobO gene encoding cob(I)yrinic acid a,c-diamide adenosyltransferase, which yields MTESNERDERHLARMQRKKAVIDERIANSPNECGLLLVLTGNGKGKSSSAFGMLARAMGHGMQCGVVQFIKGRNSTGEELFFRRFPEQVRYHVMGEGFTWETQDRQRDIAAAEAAWAVSRQMLQDPSIAFVVLDELNIALKHGYLDLDQVLSDLQARPPMQHVIVTGRAAKDEMIELADTVTEMGMIKHAFQAGIRAQKGVEL from the coding sequence ATGACTGAATCCAACGAGCGCGACGAACGCCACCTGGCGCGCATGCAGCGCAAGAAGGCTGTGATCGACGAGCGCATCGCCAATTCGCCCAACGAATGCGGCTTGCTGCTGGTGCTCACCGGCAACGGCAAGGGCAAGAGCAGTTCGGCCTTCGGCATGCTCGCCCGGGCCATGGGCCACGGCATGCAGTGCGGCGTGGTGCAGTTCATCAAGGGCCGCAACAGCACCGGCGAAGAGCTGTTCTTCCGGCGTTTTCCCGAGCAGGTGCGCTACCACGTGATGGGCGAGGGCTTTACCTGGGAAACCCAGGACCGCCAGCGCGACATCGCCGCCGCCGAAGCGGCCTGGGCGGTTTCGCGGCAGATGCTCCAGGACCCGTCGATTGCCTTCGTGGTGCTCGATGAACTGAACATCGCCCTCAAGCACGGTTACCTCGATCTCGATCAGGTCCTCAGCGACCTGCAGGCGCGTCCGCCAATGCAGCACGTGATCGTCACCGGTCGCGCGGCCAAGGATGAAATGATCGAGCTGGCCGACACCGTCACCGAAATGGGCATGATCAAGCACGCGTTCCAGGCCGGCATCCGCGCCCAGAAGGGCGTCGAACTATGA
- the cobD gene encoding threonine-phosphate decarboxylase CobD, with protein MLEHGGRLQRAVQQYGIAREDWLDLSSGIAPWPYPIPQIPLRAWARLPETDDGLEQAACEYYQVEQLLPVAGSQAAIQALPRLRRPGTVGVLSPCYAEHAEGWRRAGHRVRELPQEQVDYYLDSLDVLVVVNPNNPTGQLICAEQLLEWHGRLARRGGWLLVDEAFMDNTPQHSIGAHAERAGLIVLRSFGKFFGLAGVRLGFVLAERQLLQLLAEQLGPWTISGPTRILGQACLLDGVAHRQQIIRCAAASQRLADVLSAAGFVPSGSCDLFQYLVTDQAARLHDFMARRGILLRLFSQPSSLRFGLPASEQDFQRLAQAFSAYRKEQP; from the coding sequence ATGCTTGAACACGGTGGTCGCCTGCAACGCGCAGTGCAGCAATACGGCATCGCCCGCGAAGACTGGCTGGACCTGTCCAGCGGCATTGCCCCGTGGCCGTACCCTATTCCCCAAATTCCGCTGCGGGCCTGGGCGCGCCTGCCTGAGACCGACGACGGCCTGGAGCAGGCGGCCTGCGAGTACTATCAGGTCGAGCAACTGCTGCCGGTGGCCGGTTCCCAGGCAGCGATCCAGGCCTTGCCGCGCCTGCGCCGCCCTGGCACGGTCGGCGTCCTCTCGCCATGCTACGCCGAGCACGCCGAAGGCTGGCGCCGCGCCGGGCATCGGGTGCGCGAGTTGCCGCAAGAGCAGGTCGATTACTACCTCGATAGCCTTGACGTGCTGGTGGTGGTCAACCCCAACAACCCCACCGGCCAGCTGATTTGTGCCGAGCAACTGCTGGAGTGGCATGGACGTCTGGCCCGCCGTGGCGGCTGGCTGCTGGTCGATGAAGCCTTCATGGACAACACCCCGCAGCACAGCATCGGCGCCCATGCCGAGCGCGCCGGGCTGATCGTGCTGCGCTCGTTCGGCAAGTTTTTTGGCCTGGCCGGCGTGCGCCTGGGCTTTGTTCTGGCTGAGCGTCAACTGTTGCAGTTGCTCGCCGAACAGCTCGGGCCCTGGACCATCAGCGGCCCGACGCGGATCCTCGGCCAGGCTTGCCTGCTCGATGGCGTCGCCCATCGGCAGCAGATCATCCGTTGCGCCGCAGCCAGCCAGCGCCTGGCCGATGTCCTCAGTGCGGCAGGCTTTGTCCCCAGCGGCAGCTGCGACCTGTTCCAGTATCTGGTCACCGATCAGGCGGCGCGTCTACATGATTTCATGGCCCGGCGCGGTATCCTCCTGCGCCTGTTCAGCCAGCCGTCCAGCCTGCGCTTCGGCCTGCCGGCCAGCGAGCAGGACTTCCAGCGCCTGGCCCAGGCCTTCAGCGCATACCGCAAGGAACAACCATGA
- the bluB gene encoding 5,6-dimethylbenzimidazole synthase: protein MTDHAFTEAERAAVYRAIGERRDMRHFSGGEVAPQLLARLLQAAHQAPSVGLMQPWRFIRITRRELRQRIQALVEEERLRTAQALGERSDDFMKLKVEGINDCAELLVAALMDEREAHIFGRRTLPEMDLASLSCAIQNLWLAARAEGLGMGWVSLFEPQALAELLGMPAGAKPLAILCLGPVQEFYPAPMLVLEGWTTARPLHDMLFENQWGES from the coding sequence ATGACTGACCATGCTTTTACCGAAGCCGAACGCGCGGCGGTCTACCGCGCCATTGGCGAGCGCCGTGACATGCGTCACTTCAGCGGCGGCGAAGTCGCCCCGCAGTTGCTCGCCCGTCTATTGCAAGCCGCGCACCAGGCGCCCAGCGTTGGCCTGATGCAGCCCTGGCGTTTTATCCGCATCACCCGGCGTGAGCTGCGCCAGCGAATCCAGGCCCTGGTGGAAGAGGAGCGGCTGCGTACTGCGCAAGCCCTGGGCGAGCGCTCCGACGACTTCATGAAACTCAAGGTCGAAGGCATCAACGACTGCGCCGAGCTGTTGGTGGCGGCGCTGATGGATGAGCGCGAAGCGCATATCTTTGGCCGCCGCACTTTGCCGGAAATGGACCTGGCGTCGTTGTCCTGTGCGATCCAGAACCTCTGGCTGGCCGCACGCGCCGAGGGCCTGGGGATGGGGTGGGTGTCGCTGTTCGAGCCCCAGGCCCTGGCCGAGCTGCTGGGCATGCCGGCCGGCGCCAAGCCGCTGGCGATCCTGTGCCTGGGCCCGGTGCAGGAATTCTACCCGGCACCGATGCTGGTGCTCGAAGGATGGACCACGGCGCGGCCGCTGCACGACATGCTGTTTGAAAACCAGTGGGGAGAGTCCTGA
- a CDS encoding MFS transporter: MTSVWRTSGWILLGAALILALSLGVRHGFGLFLAPMSADFGWGRGVFAFAIALQNLIWGLAQPFAGALADRLGAAKVVMVGGILYAVGLVLMGMSDSALTLSLSAGLLIGIGLSGTSFSVILGVVGRAVPPEKRSMAMGIASAAGSFGQFAMLPGTLGLIGWLGWSAALLVLGLLVAFIVPLVGLLRDRPLPSHGNEQTLGQALREACTHSGFWLLALGFFVCGFQVVFIGVHLPAYLVDQHLPATIGTTVLALVGLFNIVGTYTAGWLGGRMSKPRLLTALYLLRAVVIVLFLWAPITQFSAYLFGIAMGLLWLSTVPLTNGTVATLFGVRNLSMLGGIVFLFHQLGAFLGGWLGGVVYDRTGNYDLVWQISILLSLLAAALNWPVRERPVARLQAQAA, translated from the coding sequence ATGACATCGGTATGGCGAACCAGTGGTTGGATTCTCCTTGGGGCGGCGCTGATCCTGGCGTTGTCGCTGGGTGTGCGGCACGGCTTTGGCCTGTTCCTGGCGCCGATGAGCGCCGATTTTGGCTGGGGCCGCGGCGTGTTCGCCTTCGCCATTGCCTTGCAGAACCTGATCTGGGGCCTGGCCCAACCGTTTGCCGGAGCCCTGGCCGATCGACTGGGCGCGGCCAAGGTGGTGATGGTCGGCGGTATTCTCTATGCCGTTGGCCTGGTACTGATGGGCATGTCCGACTCGGCCCTGACCCTGTCGCTCAGTGCCGGCTTATTGATCGGTATCGGCCTGTCGGGCACCTCGTTCTCGGTGATCCTCGGTGTAGTTGGCCGCGCCGTGCCGCCAGAGAAACGCAGCATGGCCATGGGTATCGCCAGTGCCGCCGGCTCCTTCGGCCAGTTCGCCATGCTGCCCGGCACCCTGGGCCTGATCGGCTGGCTGGGCTGGTCGGCGGCCTTGCTGGTGCTGGGTTTGCTGGTGGCCTTTATCGTACCGCTGGTAGGGCTGCTGCGTGATCGCCCGCTGCCCAGCCACGGCAACGAGCAGACCCTCGGCCAGGCCCTGCGCGAAGCTTGCACCCATTCGGGCTTCTGGCTGCTGGCCCTGGGCTTTTTCGTCTGTGGCTTCCAGGTGGTGTTCATCGGCGTGCACCTGCCGGCCTACCTGGTCGACCAGCACCTGCCGGCGACCATCGGCACCACGGTGCTGGCGCTGGTCGGGCTGTTCAATATCGTCGGTACCTACACCGCCGGCTGGCTTGGTGGGCGCATGTCCAAGCCACGCCTGCTGACCGCCCTGTACCTGCTGCGCGCGGTGGTCATCGTGCTGTTCCTGTGGGCACCGATCACCCAGTTCAGTGCCTACCTGTTCGGTATCGCCATGGGCCTGTTGTGGCTGTCGACCGTGCCCTTGACCAATGGCACCGTGGCCACCCTGTTCGGTGTGCGCAACCTGTCGATGTTGGGCGGTATCGTGTTTCTGTTCCACCAGTTGGGGGCCTTCCTCGGTGGCTGGCTGGGCGGAGTGGTGTATGACCGGACCGGCAATTACGACCTGGTCTGGCAGATTTCCATCCTTCTCAGCCTGCTCGCCGCCGCGCTCAACTGGCCGGTTCGCGAGCGCCCGGTGGCGCGCTTGCAGGCGCAAGCGGCATGA
- the cobU gene encoding bifunctional adenosylcobinamide kinase/adenosylcobinamide-phosphate guanylyltransferase produces MLNLILGGARSGKSRLAEQLAVQSGLAVTYIATSEPLDGEMNARVQLHRERRPAEWALIEEPLELARVLRATASAERCLLVDCLTLWLTNLLMLDNPERLAAERTALLDCLAQLPGEIILVSNETGLGVVPMGELTRRYVDEAGWLHQAIAERCQRVVLTVAGLPLTLKGPAL; encoded by the coding sequence ATGCTCAACCTGATCCTTGGCGGCGCCCGTTCGGGCAAGAGCCGCCTGGCTGAACAACTGGCGGTGCAGAGTGGCCTGGCGGTCACCTATATCGCCACCAGCGAACCGCTCGACGGCGAGATGAATGCGCGGGTGCAGTTGCACCGCGAGCGGCGTCCGGCCGAGTGGGCATTGATCGAAGAGCCGCTGGAATTGGCCCGGGTACTGCGCGCGACCGCCAGTGCCGAGCGCTGCCTGCTGGTCGACTGCCTGACCCTGTGGCTGACCAACCTGCTGATGCTCGACAACCCCGAGCGCCTGGCGGCGGAGCGCACGGCGCTGCTCGACTGCCTGGCGCAACTGCCGGGCGAAATCATTCTGGTCAGCAACGAAACCGGCCTGGGCGTGGTGCCCATGGGCGAGCTGACCCGCCGTTATGTCGATGAAGCCGGCTGGCTGCACCAGGCCATTGCCGAGCGCTGCCAGCGCGTGGTGCTGACCGTCGCTGGCTTGCCGCTTACCCTGAAAGGACCTGCACTATGA